From Alphaproteobacteria bacterium, one genomic window encodes:
- a CDS encoding nucleoside deaminase gives MNRAYAQALKSYNEGGCPIGALLVRNDGTVLGEGHNMRVQGGNPILHGETSALQNAGRQKSYINTVMYTTLSPCMMCTGTIIQFKIPLVVVGENKNFGGNEEFLQSRGVQVVILNHKGCTDLMEKFIKERPDLWFEDIAENKAA, from the coding sequence ATGAACCGCGCCTATGCTCAGGCGTTGAAATCTTATAACGAAGGCGGATGCCCCATCGGCGCGTTATTGGTGCGTAATGACGGCACAGTTCTTGGCGAAGGCCACAATATGCGGGTGCAAGGTGGCAATCCGATTTTGCACGGCGAAACCTCGGCCTTGCAAAACGCCGGGCGGCAAAAATCGTACATTAATACAGTCATGTATACTACTCTTTCTCCATGTATGATGTGCACTGGCACGATTATTCAATTCAAGATTCCGCTGGTGGTAGTTGGTGAAAATAAAAATTTCGGCGGCAATGAAGAATTTTTACAAAGCCGCGGCGTACAAGTTGTAATTTTAAACCACAAGGGTTGTACCGATTTGATGGAAAAATTTATCAAAGAACGCCCGGATTTATGGTTCGAAGACATCG
- the purL gene encoding phosphoribosylformylglycinamidine synthase subunit PurL, with product MQKVFVTPQLAEEHGINKDEYSLLLKNLGRKPNLVELGMFAAMWSEHCSYKSTRVWLKTLPTTGKCVICGPGENAGVIDIGDGQAAVFKIESHNHPSFIEPYQGAATGVGGILRDVFTMGARPIANLNALRFGDPDHPKTRSLVEGVVAGIGGYGNCVGIPTVGGEVNFHPNYNGNILVNAMTVGIADAKKIFYAKAAGVGNPVVYVGAKTGRDGIHGATMSSAEFNEDSESKRPTVQVGDPFLEKLLLEACLELMATDTVVAIQDMGAAGLTSSSVEMAARGDMGIEIELDNVPAREPGMTAYELMLSESQERMLIILKPGSEEGARKIFEKWDLDFAVIGKLTDSKKIILKHHGQIAAEIPTKAIADSAPMYERDWIVSTRRPEIRIQDLPQTDPVDALRLMLTCPDMASKRWIYEQYDSMVMADTVLAPGTGDAGVVRIHGTGKALAMTTDCTPRYCLAHPFIGGAQAVAESYRNLCAVGATPLAWTNNLNFGNPEKREIMGQIVGCIGGMRNAGEALDYPVVSGNCSLYNETDGQAILPTPVIGGVGLLKDASKAMSLHFKNPGDSIIVIGKTTGWVGSSLYLREVHGREEGAPPPIDLPAERKHGEFVRHLIDSGLINACHDVSDGGIACALVEMGFKAKPDPMGCTIQPPSDIPLNGWLFGEDQGRYIVTTNAPDKVIYAAASAGVIAQRIGETSGDTLIVGGKTIGNIAELRKANEAWLPQYMKG from the coding sequence ATGCAGAAAGTGTTCGTCACGCCTCAACTGGCCGAAGAACATGGCATTAATAAAGACGAATACAGCCTGCTCCTAAAAAATCTTGGCCGTAAACCGAATTTGGTGGAACTGGGCATGTTCGCCGCAATGTGGTCGGAACATTGCAGTTATAAATCCACCCGTGTCTGGTTGAAAACCCTGCCAACCACCGGCAAATGTGTCATTTGCGGCCCTGGCGAAAACGCTGGCGTTATCGATATTGGCGATGGCCAAGCCGCCGTATTTAAAATTGAATCGCATAACCACCCATCCTTCATTGAACCGTATCAAGGCGCTGCGACTGGCGTTGGCGGTATTTTGCGCGACGTATTCACTATGGGCGCGCGCCCCATCGCCAATCTGAACGCGCTGCGTTTCGGCGACCCGGATCATCCGAAAACAAGATCCTTAGTCGAAGGCGTTGTGGCCGGTATCGGCGGTTACGGCAATTGCGTTGGCATTCCAACCGTTGGCGGCGAAGTCAATTTCCACCCGAACTACAACGGCAATATCCTGGTCAACGCGATGACGGTTGGCATAGCGGACGCGAAAAAGATTTTCTATGCCAAGGCCGCGGGCGTTGGCAATCCGGTCGTTTACGTTGGTGCGAAAACCGGCCGCGACGGAATTCACGGCGCGACTATGTCATCGGCCGAATTTAACGAGGATTCGGAATCCAAACGGCCAACCGTTCAAGTTGGCGATCCATTTTTGGAAAAATTACTGCTGGAAGCATGCCTGGAATTGATGGCCACCGATACGGTGGTTGCAATTCAGGATATGGGCGCTGCCGGGCTGACTTCGTCATCCGTTGAAATGGCTGCCCGTGGCGATATGGGTATTGAAATTGAATTGGACAATGTTCCGGCGCGCGAACCGGGCATGACCGCATACGAATTAATGCTGTCAGAGTCGCAAGAACGGATGCTGATCATCCTGAAACCGGGCAGCGAAGAAGGCGCACGGAAAATCTTTGAAAAATGGGATTTGGATTTCGCGGTGATCGGCAAGTTAACCGATTCCAAGAAGATCATCTTGAAACATCATGGCCAGATCGCGGCGGAAATCCCAACCAAGGCGATTGCCGATTCCGCCCCAATGTATGAACGCGATTGGATTGTATCGACTCGCCGGCCGGAAATCCGTATTCAGGATTTGCCGCAAACCGATCCGGTCGATGCCTTGCGTTTAATGCTGACCTGCCCCGATATGGCCAGCAAACGTTGGATTTACGAACAATATGATTCGATGGTGATGGCCGACACGGTTCTGGCCCCTGGCACCGGCGACGCTGGCGTTGTCCGCATTCACGGCACGGGCAAGGCGCTGGCGATGACCACCGATTGCACCCCGCGTTATTGCCTGGCGCATCCATTTATTGGCGGCGCGCAAGCAGTCGCGGAATCATATCGCAATTTATGCGCGGTTGGCGCGACCCCCCTCGCCTGGACCAATAATTTAAATTTCGGCAATCCTGAAAAACGCGAAATCATGGGCCAAATCGTCGGCTGTATCGGCGGCATGCGCAACGCTGGCGAAGCGCTGGATTACCCGGTCGTGTCGGGCAATTGCTCACTGTACAATGAAACCGATGGCCAGGCGATTCTGCCTACCCCCGTCATTGGCGGCGTTGGTTTACTAAAAGACGCATCCAAAGCAATGTCCCTGCATTTTAAAAACCCTGGCGATTCCATTATTGTCATTGGCAAAACGACCGGCTGGGTCGGAAGTTCGCTGTATTTACGCGAAGTTCATGGCCGGGAAGAAGGCGCACCGCCGCCAATCGATCTGCCGGCCGAACGCAAGCATGGCGAATTCGTGCGTCACTTGATCGACAGTGGCCTAATCAATGCCTGCCACGACGTGTCGGATGGCGGAATTGCCTGCGCGCTGGTGGAAATGGGCTTTAAGGCTAAACCAGATCCTATGGGCTGCACTATCCAACCGCCAAGCGATATTCCATTGAATGGATGGTTGTTCGGCGAAGATCAAGGCCGCTATATCGTCACTACCAACGCGCCGGACAAAGTGATTTACGCCGCCGCATCGGCTGGCGTAATTGCGCAGCGTATCGGCGAAACCAGCGGCGATACGTTGATTGTTGGCGGAAAAACCATCGGCAATATCGCCGAATTGCGCAAAGCCAACGAAGCCTGGCTACCACAATATATGAAAGGTTAG